From Streptomyces durmitorensis, a single genomic window includes:
- a CDS encoding NAD(P)/FAD-dependent oxidoreductase, whose protein sequence is MTETEIETNEQDVDVLVVGGGAAGLSAALTLARARRSVLVVDSGEPRNAPADGVHGFLSREGLAPGELLRIGREEVTGYGGRIVSDLVTAVRRVGERFVVETAGGRSHGARRLLVTTGLVDELPDVPGLRERWGRDVLHCPYCHGWEVRDEPIGVLATGPMAVHQALLFRQWSPDVTLFLHTAGELTGEQWEQLAARGIAVVDGEVAGLDVEADQLSGVRLASGRSIPVRALAVAPRFEARGAVLAGLGLTGVNHPMGVGSYVESDTTGRTDAPGVWVAGNVTDLVAGVMVSAASGMAAATAINADLVADDTRAAVAARRGAGPFSPAAEAANCQQVLGERRHGIESVLAGDEVGRREAKGR, encoded by the coding sequence ATGACTGAGACTGAGATCGAGACGAATGAGCAGGACGTTGACGTGCTGGTGGTCGGGGGCGGCGCGGCGGGTCTTTCGGCCGCGTTGACCCTGGCCCGTGCGAGGCGCTCGGTCCTGGTGGTCGACTCCGGGGAGCCCCGCAACGCTCCCGCCGACGGGGTGCACGGGTTCCTCTCCCGTGAGGGCCTCGCGCCGGGCGAACTGCTGCGGATCGGCAGGGAGGAGGTCACCGGGTACGGCGGGCGGATCGTGTCGGACCTGGTGACGGCCGTCCGCAGGGTCGGCGAGCGCTTCGTGGTGGAGACCGCGGGCGGCCGCAGCCACGGCGCGCGACGCCTGCTGGTGACGACGGGGCTCGTCGATGAGCTGCCCGATGTGCCCGGCCTGCGCGAGCGGTGGGGCCGTGACGTCCTGCACTGCCCGTACTGCCACGGCTGGGAGGTGCGCGACGAGCCGATCGGCGTCCTGGCGACCGGTCCGATGGCGGTGCACCAGGCGCTCCTGTTCCGCCAGTGGTCGCCGGACGTGACCCTGTTCCTGCACACCGCGGGCGAGCTGACCGGGGAGCAGTGGGAGCAACTGGCCGCCCGCGGCATCGCCGTGGTCGACGGCGAGGTGGCCGGTCTCGACGTCGAGGCTGACCAGCTCTCCGGCGTACGGCTTGCCTCGGGCAGGAGCATCCCGGTGCGGGCTCTGGCCGTGGCACCGCGGTTCGAGGCGCGCGGCGCGGTGCTCGCGGGGCTCGGCCTGACCGGTGTGAACCACCCGATGGGCGTGGGTAGTTACGTGGAGTCGGACACGACCGGCCGCACGGACGCCCCGGGGGTGTGGGTCGCGGGAAACGTCACCGACCTTGTGGCCGGAGTCATGGTGTCCGCAGCCTCCGGCATGGCGGCCGCGACAGCGATCAACGCCGATCTCGTGGCCGACGACACGAGGGCGGCCGTGGCGGCGCGGCGCGGCGCAGGGCCCTTCAGCCCGGCCGCGGAAGCCGCCAACTGCCAGCAGGTACTGGGGGAGCGGCGGCACGGGATCGAGTCAGTCCTGGCCGGTGACGAGGTGGGCCGTCGCGAGGCCAAGGGGCGGTGA
- a CDS encoding SGNH/GDSL hydrolase family protein, whose protein sequence is MRTGMWRVRRGRAVAAVCGLVLALCLPATASAATAAGESSRHQVVTWGASADRLGEAVADRSYRLVVRTSVGGAHPRIRLSNAFGDRPVTFGSAYAGARAEGARLVPGSNRRITFGGGRTVTVAPGESVTSDPLSGRLAAQSDLVVSLYVAEAAGQATGHGMAMQTSYAASGDHAREEGEGSWGERISSWFHLDAVSVESGADTGALVALGDSITDGWQSTGDTNRRWPDYLSRRLQSASGTGIKGVANEGISGNKVLADGAGQSALARLERDVLSQPGVRTVFLFEGINDIKAHTGVTAGQLIAGYRQIIERSHAAGKCVVGATVLPFKDWSEFDAAGEAVRQEVNDFIRNSADLDAVTDFDKALRSPYDPERLLPVFDGGDHLHPSDKGMRVMADAVNLAELECGR, encoded by the coding sequence TTGAGGACCGGCATGTGGCGCGTGCGCCGTGGGCGGGCCGTCGCTGCCGTCTGCGGGCTCGTGCTCGCGCTGTGCTTACCGGCGACGGCTTCGGCCGCGACGGCCGCAGGGGAGTCGTCGCGGCATCAGGTCGTCACGTGGGGAGCGAGCGCCGACCGGCTCGGCGAGGCGGTGGCCGACCGCAGCTACCGCCTCGTCGTCCGGACGAGCGTCGGCGGCGCCCATCCGCGGATCAGGCTGTCCAACGCCTTCGGCGACCGGCCGGTGACCTTCGGCAGCGCCTACGCCGGAGCGCGCGCGGAGGGCGCGCGGCTCGTCCCCGGCAGCAACCGAAGGATCACCTTCGGGGGCGGGCGGACCGTCACGGTGGCGCCGGGCGAGAGCGTGACCAGCGATCCGTTGTCCGGACGGCTCGCGGCCCAGAGCGATCTGGTCGTCAGCCTGTACGTGGCCGAGGCCGCGGGCCAGGCGACGGGGCACGGCATGGCCATGCAGACGTCGTACGCGGCGAGTGGCGACCATGCCCGGGAGGAGGGAGAGGGCAGTTGGGGCGAGCGGATCAGCTCGTGGTTCCATCTCGACGCGGTGAGTGTGGAGAGCGGGGCGGACACGGGCGCCCTGGTCGCGCTCGGCGACTCCATCACGGACGGCTGGCAGTCCACCGGCGACACGAACCGCCGCTGGCCCGACTATCTGTCGCGGCGGCTGCAGAGTGCGTCCGGGACCGGCATCAAGGGTGTCGCCAACGAGGGCATCTCCGGCAACAAGGTGCTTGCCGACGGCGCCGGGCAGAGCGCCCTGGCCCGGCTGGAACGCGACGTCCTCTCCCAACCGGGCGTGCGCACGGTGTTCTTGTTCGAGGGCATCAACGACATCAAGGCGCACACCGGCGTCACGGCGGGCCAACTCATCGCCGGATACCGGCAGATCATCGAGCGGTCGCACGCGGCGGGCAAGTGCGTCGTGGGCGCGACGGTACTGCCCTTCAAGGACTGGTCGGAGTTCGACGCCGCGGGTGAGGCGGTGCGCCAGGAGGTCAACGACTTCATCAGGAACAGCGCCGATCTCGATGCCGTCACCGACTTCGACAAGGCGCTTCGCAGCCCGTACGACCCAGAACGCCTGCTCCCGGTCTTCGACGGAGGGGACCACCTCCATCCCAGCGACAAGGGCATGCGGGTGATGGCCGACGCCGTCAACCTGGCGGAGCTGGAGTGCGGGCGGTGA
- a CDS encoding carbohydrate ABC transporter permease translates to MSPVRTVRPAPPSKRARPRRLGPGDRVFLTVIVGIPLLALLVFVWLPALASVGLSFTNWDGIALSDIRWTGLDNYREIFTNYPPFWPAVQHNVVWLLFTALLPTPFGIFLAYQLDRKIRFTRIYQTAIFLPMVLSLAVVGFIWEIIYNPDNGLLNGILSGAGSGQPIDWLGDPDLNLWAVLVASAWRHTGYIMILYLAGLKGFDPALKEAAALDGANGRQTFLRVVFPALKPVNIIILVVTVMESLRAFDIVYVLGGGTGSKPGMELLSLLITDNIIGESSHIGYGSALAVVLLVVSLLAICAFLVQTFRKEDK, encoded by the coding sequence ATGTCCCCCGTGCGCACAGTGCGCCCAGCGCCCCCGTCCAAGCGTGCCCGACCCCGGCGGCTCGGCCCCGGTGACCGCGTCTTCCTCACCGTCATCGTCGGCATTCCGCTGCTCGCCCTGCTGGTCTTCGTCTGGCTTCCCGCGCTCGCCTCCGTGGGCCTGTCCTTCACGAACTGGGACGGCATCGCGCTGTCCGACATCCGCTGGACCGGTCTCGACAACTACCGGGAGATCTTCACCAATTACCCGCCGTTCTGGCCGGCCGTCCAGCACAACGTCGTCTGGCTGCTGTTCACGGCGCTGCTGCCCACCCCGTTCGGCATCTTCCTCGCCTACCAGCTCGACCGGAAGATCCGCTTCACACGGATCTACCAGACCGCGATCTTCCTGCCGATGGTGCTCTCGCTCGCCGTCGTCGGCTTCATCTGGGAGATCATCTACAACCCCGACAACGGGCTGCTCAACGGCATCCTGAGCGGGGCGGGTTCCGGTCAGCCCATCGACTGGCTCGGCGACCCCGACCTCAACCTCTGGGCCGTGCTCGTCGCGTCGGCCTGGCGGCACACCGGCTACATCATGATCCTCTACCTGGCGGGCCTGAAGGGCTTCGACCCCGCGCTGAAGGAGGCCGCCGCCCTCGACGGCGCCAACGGCCGCCAGACGTTCCTGCGGGTGGTCTTTCCGGCGCTCAAGCCGGTCAACATCATCATCCTCGTCGTGACCGTCATGGAGTCGCTGCGGGCGTTCGACATCGTGTACGTCCTGGGCGGCGGCACCGGCAGCAAACCCGGCATGGAGCTCCTCTCGCTCCTGATCACCGACAACATCATCGGCGAGTCCAGCCACATCGGTTACGGCTCCGCGCTCGCGGTCGTCCTGCTCGTCGTCTCCCTGCTGGCCATCTGCGCCTTCCTCGTACAGACCTTCCGCAAGGAGGACAAGTGA
- a CDS encoding glycosyl hydrolase family 95 catalytic domain-containing protein, which translates to MDDDQHTGSARRRPSRRDILSVAAAAGAFTALGGLPAFAATAPATRETDSPLLAAAETTRFWYQAPASDRAMIEQGLPVGNGRLGALTGNDPARELLLITDATLWTGGLNATLDADGQFPYGRGDFGSFTLLGRLTVDIPDHDLSAVSDYRRDLDISQGLVTTSYVRSGVRYLRRIFASHPDDAIVLHFSQQGGGRHTGTVTLAGTHDETTTAHGPRSASFGAAFPDGGLRYGAAVTAYSTTGTVAVDGSRISFAGCKELTVVVSGGTNYAPDAAAGYRDPDLDPQRLARTKALAAARHSPTTLLHSHVADHRRLFERMDVSLGTSSRAQRGLDTWERVQARAQDGEPDPELEASYLQFGRYLMIAGSRDSLPLNLQGLWLDGNDPDWMADYHTDINIQMNYWLADRAALSPCFDAYADYCLAQLPSWTELTRTLFNDPRNRYRNSSGKIAGWTVAISTNIHGGNGWWWHPAGNAWLSNSLFEHYEFTQGRAYLARIHPLLKGACEFWEARLLTTTVTDEATGKSREVLIADSDWSPEHGPLDAKGITYAQELVWALFENYRTACSVLGRDTAHGKAIGKLQDRLHLPQVSQKTGWLEEWMSPENLGETTHRHLSPLVQLFPGDRIRPDESTPKALVEGATALLAARGMESFGWANAWRSLCWARLKDADKAYQLVVNNLRPSIGGSNGTAMNLFDIYEVEQGRGIFQSDSNFGTAAAMLEMLVYSRPGHVELLPALPDAWARSGSVTGVGVRGGFVVDLRWRAGKVTEARLRSVGGRSTTVSYGGVRRKVALEPGGSITLRGAGS; encoded by the coding sequence GTGGACGACGACCAGCACACCGGCTCGGCCCGGCGCAGACCGAGCCGCCGCGACATCCTCTCCGTGGCCGCCGCCGCGGGCGCCTTCACCGCACTCGGCGGCCTGCCCGCCTTCGCGGCCACCGCCCCCGCGACCCGGGAGACGGACTCACCCCTGCTCGCCGCAGCGGAGACGACCCGCTTCTGGTACCAGGCGCCCGCATCCGACCGGGCGATGATCGAACAGGGCCTGCCCGTGGGCAACGGGCGGCTCGGCGCGCTCACCGGCAACGACCCCGCCCGCGAACTGCTCCTCATCACCGACGCGACCCTGTGGACCGGCGGCCTCAACGCCACCCTCGACGCGGACGGCCAATTCCCTTATGGCCGGGGCGACTTCGGCTCCTTCACTCTCCTTGGTCGACTGACCGTGGACATACCCGACCACGACCTCTCGGCGGTCTCCGACTACCGCCGCGACCTCGACATCAGCCAGGGGCTCGTCACCACCTCGTATGTCCGCTCGGGGGTGAGGTATCTGCGCCGGATCTTCGCGAGCCATCCCGACGACGCCATCGTCCTGCATTTCTCGCAGCAGGGCGGTGGCCGCCACACGGGAACGGTCACCCTCGCGGGCACGCATGACGAGACCACCACCGCGCACGGCCCCCGGTCCGCCTCGTTCGGCGCCGCCTTCCCGGACGGCGGTCTTCGCTACGGCGCCGCGGTGACGGCGTACAGCACCACTGGCACGGTGGCCGTCGACGGCTCGCGGATCTCCTTCGCCGGATGCAAGGAGCTCACCGTCGTGGTCAGCGGCGGCACCAACTACGCGCCCGACGCGGCCGCCGGCTACCGCGACCCCGATCTCGACCCGCAGCGGCTCGCCAGGACCAAGGCCCTCGCGGCGGCCCGCCATTCGCCGACCACGCTCCTGCACTCCCATGTCGCCGACCACCGGCGCCTGTTCGAGCGGATGGACGTCTCGCTCGGCACGTCGTCCCGGGCACAACGCGGCCTCGACACCTGGGAGCGTGTGCAGGCACGCGCCCAGGACGGCGAGCCCGACCCCGAACTAGAGGCGTCCTACCTCCAGTTCGGCCGCTATCTCATGATCGCCGGATCCCGCGACAGCCTGCCGCTCAACCTCCAGGGCCTGTGGCTGGACGGCAACGACCCGGACTGGATGGCGGATTACCACACCGACATCAACATCCAGATGAACTACTGGCTGGCCGACCGTGCGGCTCTCTCCCCCTGCTTCGACGCGTACGCCGACTACTGCCTGGCGCAGCTTCCCTCCTGGACCGAACTCACCCGGACCCTGTTCAACGACCCGCGCAACCGCTACCGCAACTCCAGCGGGAAGATCGCGGGCTGGACCGTGGCCATCTCCACCAACATCCACGGCGGGAACGGCTGGTGGTGGCATCCCGCCGGAAACGCCTGGCTGTCCAACTCCCTCTTCGAGCACTACGAATTCACCCAGGGCAGGGCCTACCTCGCCAGGATCCACCCGCTGCTCAAGGGGGCCTGCGAGTTCTGGGAGGCCCGGCTGCTCACGACGACCGTCACCGACGAGGCGACCGGCAAGAGCCGCGAGGTCCTGATCGCCGACAGCGACTGGTCTCCCGAACACGGTCCGCTCGACGCCAAGGGCATCACGTACGCCCAGGAACTGGTGTGGGCGCTCTTCGAGAACTACCGCACCGCCTGCTCCGTCCTCGGCAGGGACACCGCCCACGGCAAGGCGATCGGCAAGCTCCAGGACCGGCTCCACCTCCCCCAAGTCAGCCAGAAGACCGGCTGGTTGGAGGAGTGGATGTCACCCGAGAACCTCGGCGAGACCACCCACCGGCACCTCTCCCCGCTGGTCCAGCTCTTCCCCGGTGACAGGATCCGCCCCGACGAATCGACCCCGAAGGCCCTGGTCGAAGGGGCAACGGCGCTGCTCGCCGCGCGCGGCATGGAGAGCTTCGGCTGGGCGAACGCCTGGCGGAGCCTGTGCTGGGCCCGCCTGAAGGACGCGGACAAGGCGTACCAGCTGGTCGTGAACAATCTGCGGCCGTCGATCGGCGGGAGCAACGGCACCGCGATGAACCTCTTCGACATCTACGAGGTCGAGCAGGGCCGCGGCATCTTCCAGAGCGACTCCAACTTCGGTACGGCGGCAGCGATGTTGGAGATGCTGGTCTACTCCCGGCCGGGACACGTCGAGCTGCTGCCCGCCCTGCCCGATGCCTGGGCACGCTCCGGCTCGGTCACCGGCGTCGGCGTGCGCGGCGGCTTCGTGGTCGACCTGCGCTGGCGGGCGGGGAAGGTCACCGAGGCCCGGCTGCGCAGTGTCGGCGGACGCAGCACCACGGTGTCGTACGGAGGAGTGAGGAGGAAGGTCGCCCTTGAGCCGGGCGGCTCCATCACGCTGCGGGGAGCGGGCAGTTGA
- a CDS encoding ROK family transcriptional regulator: MRSTTPRIDVVPAPTPAASLVFTTVLTHGPLTRIEISRRTALSSAAVTKAVRPLMAAGYLVEDADEEARPSLGRPATLVRVDGGRALFIGVKVTGDEIIAVLADLCCRIRVARHLPVTDRDPGAVLASISGLVQELLTEAEGFGVEVRGLGLAVSGDVDRAAGVVRYSPFLDWRDVPLVELASTVTGLPVTVDNDVRALTVAEQWFGAGAGISDFALVTVGAGIGCGLVVHGKVVSGAHGVAGEIGHLPIDPLGPPCHCGNTGCVEAIAGDAAIIRRVREATGAPVTDSAGALELAHQGDPGAREAYTRAGEAIGRAIGAVVNVLGPQRVIISGEGLAAYDLFAEQIRDAFTASAFGTAAQCDVMTRPLPFEEWARGAAATAIQSFIGIDTY; encoded by the coding sequence ATGCGCTCGACGACGCCTCGTATCGACGTGGTTCCGGCACCCACACCGGCCGCTTCCCTGGTCTTCACCACTGTCCTGACCCACGGCCCGCTCACGCGGATCGAGATCTCCCGGCGGACCGCGCTGTCCTCGGCGGCGGTCACCAAAGCGGTACGGCCGTTGATGGCCGCCGGCTACCTCGTCGAGGACGCGGACGAGGAAGCACGGCCCTCCCTCGGGCGGCCCGCCACCCTCGTGCGGGTCGACGGCGGGCGGGCCCTGTTCATCGGCGTCAAGGTGACCGGCGACGAGATCATCGCGGTCCTGGCCGACCTGTGCTGCCGCATCCGCGTCGCCCGCCACCTCCCGGTCACCGACCGCGACCCCGGCGCCGTGCTCGCCTCGATCTCCGGACTCGTCCAGGAACTCCTCACGGAGGCCGAGGGGTTCGGCGTCGAGGTGCGCGGGCTCGGGCTCGCCGTCTCCGGTGACGTGGACCGCGCCGCGGGTGTCGTGCGCTACTCGCCCTTCCTGGACTGGCGGGACGTGCCGCTCGTCGAACTGGCCTCCACCGTCACCGGGTTGCCCGTCACCGTCGACAACGACGTCCGCGCGCTGACCGTCGCCGAGCAGTGGTTCGGCGCAGGGGCGGGCATCTCCGACTTCGCCCTGGTGACCGTCGGTGCGGGCATCGGCTGCGGTCTCGTCGTGCACGGCAAGGTGGTCTCCGGCGCGCACGGCGTGGCCGGTGAGATCGGCCATCTGCCGATCGACCCGCTGGGCCCGCCGTGCCACTGCGGCAACACCGGCTGCGTGGAGGCGATCGCCGGGGACGCCGCCATCATCCGCCGCGTCCGCGAGGCGACCGGCGCCCCGGTCACCGACTCCGCCGGAGCCCTGGAGCTCGCGCACCAGGGCGACCCCGGCGCGCGCGAGGCCTACACGCGAGCCGGGGAGGCGATCGGCCGCGCCATCGGGGCCGTCGTCAACGTCCTCGGACCGCAGCGAGTGATCATCTCCGGCGAGGGCCTCGCGGCGTACGACCTGTTCGCCGAGCAGATCCGCGACGCGTTCACCGCGTCCGCCTTCGGCACCGCCGCGCAGTGCGACGTGATGACACGTCCCCTGCCCTTCGAGGAGTGGGCGCGCGGGGCCGCGGCCACCGCGATCCAGTCCTTCATCGGCATAGACACGTACTAG
- a CDS encoding ABC transporter substrate-binding protein, translated as MTQQSRRPFPTREAREPSRRTVVRGSLGVGAAALGAPLLSACGGGPAADPKTVTFGSNGADATPEKAYAAVTGAFTEDSGLKVKTNTVDHDTFQKSISTYLQGTPDDVFTWFAGYRMQYFAKKKLAHPIDDVWEKIGSGFSDAAKQLSKGEDGKYYFVPLYNYPWAVFYRKSVFKQRGYEVPRTWSEFTALAKKMKKDGLSPIASGYGGGDSWSILGAFDYLNLRANGYDFHMDLMRGEVAWTDRRTTKTLDLWRELSGFYQQGAGGRSWQDAAQSLLDKESGMAVIGLFLGQQITDEKLRADIDFFPFPEVDPTHGQEAVEAPTDGFMLSRKPKNLKGATKLLAYLGGAEAENLYMGVDPSNVAVNSRADTGKYNALQKKSADLIASAKHITQFGDRDSDPGFISTVVLPGFTQWLGHPDDGAALLKKIESQRSRFFTA; from the coding sequence ATGACGCAGCAGAGCCGCAGACCCTTCCCCACCCGCGAGGCACGCGAGCCGAGCCGCCGCACCGTGGTCCGCGGATCCCTCGGGGTCGGGGCCGCCGCGCTGGGCGCCCCGCTCCTTTCCGCCTGCGGCGGCGGTCCTGCCGCCGATCCGAAGACGGTGACCTTCGGGTCGAACGGGGCCGATGCCACCCCCGAGAAGGCCTACGCCGCCGTCACCGGCGCGTTCACCGAGGACAGCGGCCTCAAGGTCAAGACGAACACCGTCGACCACGACACGTTCCAGAAGAGCATCTCCACCTACCTCCAGGGCACCCCGGACGACGTCTTCACCTGGTTCGCGGGCTACCGCATGCAGTACTTCGCCAAGAAGAAGCTGGCCCATCCCATCGACGACGTATGGGAGAAAATAGGCTCCGGATTCAGCGATGCCGCCAAGCAGCTGTCCAAGGGCGAGGACGGGAAGTACTACTTCGTCCCGCTGTACAACTACCCATGGGCCGTCTTCTACCGCAAGAGCGTGTTCAAGCAGCGGGGCTATGAAGTCCCCCGTACCTGGAGCGAGTTCACCGCTCTCGCCAAGAAGATGAAGAAGGACGGGCTCTCGCCGATCGCGTCCGGCTACGGCGGCGGCGACAGCTGGTCCATCCTCGGCGCCTTCGACTATCTGAATCTCCGCGCCAACGGCTACGACTTCCACATGGACCTGATGCGGGGCGAGGTCGCCTGGACCGACCGCCGCACCACCAAGACCCTCGATCTGTGGCGTGAGTTGAGCGGCTTCTACCAGCAGGGCGCGGGCGGCCGCTCCTGGCAGGACGCCGCCCAGTCGCTGCTCGACAAGGAGTCGGGCATGGCGGTCATCGGGCTCTTCCTCGGCCAGCAGATCACCGACGAGAAGCTCCGCGCGGACATCGACTTCTTCCCCTTCCCGGAGGTCGACCCGACCCACGGCCAGGAGGCCGTCGAGGCCCCCACCGACGGCTTCATGCTCAGCCGCAAGCCGAAGAACCTCAAGGGCGCCACGAAGCTGCTCGCCTACCTCGGCGGCGCCGAGGCCGAGAACCTCTACATGGGCGTCGACCCGAGCAACGTCGCCGTCAACTCCCGTGCGGACACCGGCAAGTACAACGCCCTGCAGAAGAAGTCCGCCGACCTCATCGCGTCGGCCAAGCACATCACCCAGTTCGGCGACCGCGACAGCGACCCGGGCTTCATCTCCACCGTCGTACTGCCCGGATTCACCCAGTGGCTCGGTCACCCGGACGACGGCGCGGCCCTCCTGAAGAAGATCGAGTCCCAGCGTTCGCGCTTCTTCACGGCCTGA
- a CDS encoding carbohydrate ABC transporter permease, translating into MTATVTPPAAGSRTRRATPTGDGPPRPGRQTGRHLLLGGIALLWLVPLLWAVYTSLRPYEDTAKHGYLSWPHGISLENFSNAWSQSGMPHFFWNSVLITIPAVLGTLLFSAAVAFFVSRFDFRWNIALLMFFTAGNLLPAQVLITPLYRLYLQVPLPGWMSDSFLLYDSVWGIIAIHIAYQCGFCTFVLSNYMRTIPKEITEASLVDGAPVWRQFFQIVLPLCRPAFAALATLESIWIYNDFFWSLALIDTGDKRPITSALANLQGQYFTNPNLIAAGALLTAIPTLLVYFALQRQFISGLTIGSGKG; encoded by the coding sequence GTGACCGCGACCGTCACCCCGCCGGCCGCCGGCTCACGCACCCGCCGCGCAACCCCGACGGGCGACGGCCCACCGCGCCCCGGGCGGCAGACCGGCAGGCACCTCCTCCTCGGCGGGATCGCCCTCCTGTGGCTCGTCCCGCTGCTGTGGGCGGTGTACACCTCACTGCGGCCCTACGAGGACACCGCGAAGCACGGCTATCTGTCCTGGCCGCACGGCATCAGCCTGGAGAACTTCTCCAACGCCTGGAGCCAGTCCGGGATGCCGCACTTCTTCTGGAACTCCGTCCTCATCACGATCCCGGCGGTGCTCGGCACCCTGCTGTTCTCGGCCGCCGTGGCCTTCTTCGTCTCGCGCTTCGACTTCCGGTGGAACATCGCCCTGCTCATGTTCTTCACCGCGGGCAACCTGCTGCCCGCGCAGGTGCTCATCACCCCGCTGTACCGGCTCTATCTCCAGGTCCCGCTGCCCGGCTGGATGAGCGACTCGTTCCTGCTCTACGACTCCGTCTGGGGCATCATCGCGATCCACATCGCCTACCAGTGCGGGTTTTGCACCTTCGTCCTCAGCAACTACATGAGGACGATCCCCAAGGAGATCACCGAAGCATCCCTGGTGGACGGCGCTCCCGTGTGGCGGCAGTTCTTCCAGATCGTCCTGCCCCTGTGCCGCCCGGCCTTCGCGGCGCTCGCCACCCTCGAATCGATCTGGATCTACAACGACTTCTTCTGGTCGCTCGCCCTGATCGACACCGGCGACAAGCGACCGATCACCTCCGCCCTCGCCAATCTCCAGGGCCAGTACTTCACCAACCCCAACCTCATCGCGGCCGGTGCGCTGCTGACCGCGATCCCCACGCTCCTCGTGTACTTCGCGCTCCAGCGCCAGTTCATCAGCGGGCTGACCATCGGTTCCGGCAAGGGCTGA